GCCGTTTATACAGAGAATAACTTTCTCGCTTATTTCAGGATTACagaatctttgtttttaaacattttaaaatcatgCTAACAAAGTGTGGTGTGCAGTAGCCGCAGTGATTATAAAAACCAGAAGGAGACTCGATAGACAAGAAGTATTGGACTTAGACCGTGAAAAAACATAATCACGCAATTATAAAACACAATAATCTATAATTTCAAAAGCCACATatgattttaataattttaagaaaaacattaaaagaaaaatgcacTGAAGCTACTCGATTCCACgtgtgttaataaaaaaagtctcaaattgTAGAAATGGTAGTCAATGAAAATATAAGGCGAACCTTTAATGCAAATAGGGTATTGGATCAGTAGCATATTTCTGTTTGTACTTAATGTTATTGGTAATGTAACCAATTCTCATTATTATTATCAAGTTATTGCATGTACACTGCTCACGTCACGCTGTGTCAGTCGATAGGTTTTGTAACTTCCTTCCATTTTCTCTTCGAATGTTAAAATTATATGTCTATCATGACCACGTCCGCCGCtgtgattttttataaaaatcacaaCATGTATTATGTAATTTCATAAGAAGCATTATCACATAATTATCGTAGTGTCTTATAACTTTTAATTCTCACAACCTAAACCGTAACCTTCTCATGACTCACATCTCCTATTTAATATCACATACATATCATAAATTTTGTATGCGAACATTCTTATGATGAATAGTAAGTCAAAAATAGTGCTCGTACAATGTGTGGCTCTGAAAAGAAAATGTAATAAATCATGTGTAAAAAGAATGACGCAACGCCGAAATATTGAGGATTTAATATAGCTTAGTTGCGTTTAGATTTTTTACCCATATTTTTTACGTTAACAATACGTTACAATAACAAGATAATTATTAGCCAAAACATTCATGTTTAGCCACATCATGCTGACGTAATCAAATTCCGTTATACTTTAGCTTTTGTTTCTTACAATAAGAGTGATAATTATATTTAGCTTATAACAATTGTGTTGCCTAATTCGAGTTAGTACTGATGTAAAAAATTGTAGTCTGGTCATAGACAATCTTAAAAATATCCATACTACAGAAATAGATTTTTCAATAGCAAAAAAACGAATCGGAACTAAACGGCCACTGTCGTCTGTGAACTGTTAGAATATCCTAAATACGTCATACAAGCCGTCATCGACTAATTAATATCAACATAAGAGGGATATGCTACAATTTAAATAATTGACtttcaattaaataaaaatggttgaacagaagaaaataaacaaacgtTCGTAATTTCTTAATTAACACGCACTTGCAAGTTTATACCATTTTCTCGCTCTGAAAAGTTTCACCCCTGGAAGAAGACAGACACACATTTTTAGATGGGGGCCTAATTTTGTGTGTTAAGTTCCTCTTCAAATCATAGGGTGGCACCATTTTTAATTAGCTCCACAATGGTGTGTGTTTTTATAAACACTAATTAACTCGTAATTGTTCATAAGTTTAATAACGGCTCAGAGTCGTTAATAAGGCGTTTGTCAGCACGAAAAATAAAATGGAAAGAGGAACAATGTAtccgattttattttattttttgctttgcgtaatcatttttttatcaaaacataATATTGAAGACTTCACTTGTTAATTTAAAGATTAACAAATTATACAGAAATTTTTTCAGGATTTTATCTTTGGAAAAGCTGTTGTATTATAGTTTTTCCACGCCCCTGCGTTTATCTTCAGTTTCTGCATCATTGCTACGTCTGGTCAGTTTGATTTCTATCTATATTACCATTGTATGTAAATTAACGCCTACATTCACCTATATGTGTGGCTGTGTGATAAATGTTTTTTAGGGGGATGAAATATTGTATTCGGAAAATAAACTATTCTGTACAAGCCAAAACTAAGTTAAACAATAATTATAAGAAATAAATATAGAAGAGTTTTTGTAGAACGGACAATCAAATTGTTTCGTGTGGCAGTGGTAACGTCAAAATCACCGCAAGATCGCTGAGATAATATTCCAATTTTATGTAATTTACTGGAAGATAAGGAAGCTGAAAAATGCAGAACGCATGCTGCAACGGTGTGGAAATGTGTTCCTTTAGTGTTTGTCGGAGGAGACTTTAAAACAGGAATGGAAACCTGGACCTTTAAAATTAGTAGGATAGCAAGTGATGTGAAGACTAAAGTGCAAAAATGGTTACCTCAACTCAGGCTGATATGAAAGTAGATCAAAATAATCTCTAGTGGTTCTTccaccatactttttttttgaagctgactaaattttaaaattccatGCAATAAAAatcatatgaaaattatattCTTAGTAGCCCGTTTTTCTGAAATTTACTTCAAGGCTGATACCAGCTAACATTTAGAGTGGCGACAATAGAAGACCTACAACATTgaacttaaattatttttgtctaggataacaaaaaagttaattactaAATAAGAAATTTGACATCGACTTCATCGATTTCATCGACTCCTCAGTGTCAACTTATGTGGTCTGATTAAAAAAGGTCGACATTTATATATACAAACACACAAATCGACTTgtcatgttttttataattgacTTAAAAACAGCATCACTTTAAAAACGGACATTAGGTGACACCATTGCGTCTTTCAAAAATTGTCCTTCTCTTTTAATATAggttactttatttttttaagaatgttaaattgtttttttcatacACTTCCTTCCTTGCCGACAATGTTTCAGCTGCgacaaaaacaagaaattgCCATGTTGGAGCAACAATTTGAAGAGAATTACCACTAAATATATCGCTAATAGTATGTAATTAGACCAGGCGTCCCTCTACATGAAGCTATTAGTTCAATGAAAAGACCATGTCCTTCTTGTGTGTTGTTTTTTATGCATAATTTCAACAATATTCTCCAAAGCGTTGTTGAAAACATCCTACGATGGTGTGTATGCGCTCCAATTACCTTCCTTTGTACACTTAAAACCTGACAGACACAAATAAGgaacaattttattaatattatatattgACATGAGCAGTATAGGAGAGGttggaaatatatatttaacgAGTTAGTTGTTTGTTTTGATCGTGAAGGAAAAGACAGTGTTTTTCACACATTTTCAGAAAGTGAATTTGGAAGCATATTTAAAGGTAAAACaatcgtttttatttttgtaactagTTGTATATTAATTTGCATTTtattatcaaaaatgtcattaGCGTAGGCTAACGATGTCTTGGAATTATATTAGCTACACTGTCTATGGGATTATAATgggattttaaatatttttgtggcTTTTATTCTCAAAAAAAACCCCGGCATTGTAATTAGCAACATAAAACTTGAATCTTCTTTTACGCTTTAGCTATGGGATCAGGCTTGTCTTTATTTCAATTAGCGCAAATTGAGTCGACCTTAAAATGTTGCAGTGATTTTATATAAAAGCATCTAGTTATTATGAAAATACTTTGCTGGCATAGTAAATACCACGTCAAActcttaaaaatcttttacttAGACATGTCAATGTTCCttcgaatattttttttatcagaacaACAAGTTCTGTCCTAGCTGGTATATTTACACATAGATATCcaagaataatttatttttgttttaaaaataaaacacagcaaaattcaaaacattacaaaaaaatcaaaaatttagaCGGTGCCAAAATAAACAGCGATTAAggaatcaaaaaaaattgtagtcaGGTTGTTTGATGTCATAAACTCTATCTATCCTAGCTAGCTTTAAGTGCAATAACTTGCCAGGACTATGAAAGATTACATATTACAAGATGAGAACTTAGGGAGACATATATACCAAACAAGCGAAAAGGGCGTTGTACAAACTTTATATTTTCTAGGAATAACGCATGACAGGCTAATTGCGTTGTTCAAAGGTCTCTTCTGAGTAACTGAAAAAGTTTTTACTGAGATCTTAAAATATAAGACACATAACTTTCATTTCGTTTTGTTTCTATGCCATTGCGTTGGACAGGATGTGATTAAGTAGccaagaataaaaataatatgaaaactgtCTACCGtttgaataagaaaaaaatatcagaaTTATCCTGCACGCGTAATTGAATAGACATATTGGCAAGACTTCACACAATTTAGAccgtataaaaattataaacagtCAGGAATTTAACCACAGACAACACTAGTAATCTATTTCGGTTCTCATTTTCTATTTATGGTTAAGAAAGCACAATAGGCTATAACAGACATTTATATATCTTGCTAGGTTATCATCAAAATGTCAGTGatcaacattgttttttttttactcccAGAAATTTTCCATAAAAGGGAAATCATAttctctttctttttgaacGCCGAACATTGACTTATTTTATTTGCAATATAATCCATTTCTTCGTCAAAGGAATTGATGGGGAATGTCGTTCACCACAATATAGTAAATCATGtcctaaatatatatttctttctttagaaATGAAGTATTTTGTCGTACCAGCAATATATTTTGTCGTGTTGACAATATGCCATTGCGTTCAATACACAGTGCAATACACAAAGAGGACAGAGCCATCTCAATTAGCAAGATTACAGACTGTGGCAGAACCAACACATAAAACTAAACTCAAAATATCTGAGGTATCTTCGACCCAAATGAGTTGTATGTTGGTAAAATCCAtgaaaataatcaaaattaaAGGATGCAGGAAGAAAATAATGGAAGATGGATATTGTACAGGACAGTGCAACAGTATTTATGttccaaataaaaaacaactgcAGTACGCATCGTCTTGTTTTCCAGCATCTTACGAGAGGAAAACTGTTACTTTAAAATGTGGCAAGCGAGGCAGAAGAAAGTACACTTATGTTACAATCAAAGCCTGCAAGTGCAGAAGagcaaaaattctttttaaacccTGATAAATGAAGAAAATGTGATAAAATAGGAGGATAGAAACTTTTGGAAGGTAACAAGGTCGATTTCAAATACTTGTATACCACAATGGATGTCAGAGTTAGCACTTGCAAATCATGACCATTATTACAGCATAAGGCATGGATTATTAAATGTCGTTTTATGATTGATAGTCCATAATTATATTGGTTAAAAGCTACCAAAAAAGTATAGAGAAAGAAAAACCTAGATAAAATGCATTTGGTTTAACaaatcttatatatatatatatataaaatgtacagataaatatgtatatatacaaagaaaatatatatatgatatGACTTGTATATAACTGCTGCTCTTCGCAATTTTATTTAATACATACTTATGAAAAAGTAACATAGATTTCGTTATTCAAATGTTTAATCTTTTGCGTGAAGAAtccaaaatttttattaatagcAGTATTCCCACTTATTATTAATATGAAAAAACGAAGTGTGCCAAATGTCTTACAAATTGGCTTTGCGTCCAataaaaacgttctggaaaaaCATGCAGATGCGTATACTTGTAACGAAATTGTAACGAGGTGCTGCTACCCTTTTAGAAAGTATACAAGGCATTgcggaataaaaacaaaagctgTCTATCCAATGGAATAAAAAGTCATCTAGATGGATATAAGGAAGATGCGTAGCACTGAAACATGAGTTCAATAAGTCATTACAGTTGGGTAAATAAGAGAGAGATCTGACAACAtttccaattttaaaaaaaatccgagcgcagatttgtttttatttatttattttttagcaatgaTTATTTGTGTGATGAAATGAAAGCTTGCTAATGCTAATGTTAGAGTCATTTGTGGTGGCAAAGAGCAAACAATGATTAAGATCGGCGAAAAGAATTTATCCTAAAGTTATTTTAATCGTAAGAATGGACGtgcaaaatgtgtaaaaataataaaatgataaGCAATGCTATGGATTTTATTGGAATCaccaaaagttattttaaaaacgaatatatatcttttgtgccatgttaaaaaaaatttaaatcataaGCAAGCATTTTAGGAATAACAATAAGTTATTTCGAGCTTGTGTAGTCTTTTTGTGTCGCGTTtgtttcaaaagaaaaacaattagtCAGTATGTATAAGTGCATAAACACTACCTTATCTGGAATCAAAATATTTCGATCAAATTTTAGATTATATAAACGTGTATACAGATGTAGACGATTAACAATGTTTGGACGGACATGCATGAAATAACTGAACAATGACAATTGAGGGTTAGAATAGTGACATCATCATGGCTGAGATTGTATCTCTTTTTCCTTACCATTATAGTTTTTATAAAGCTAAGAGAATCTTGaaggttttaaaagaaaataactttttcttttgaaatgtaGAGTCTAAAATTTCTTTGGAAAAGGGAAGTTTTAGTTAGGATGCAACTTGTTTAAATGCAATTCTTTGGATGTTctaattttcttccaatttgcagcctaaaaatgtttttagacgTTTTTTGATGATGGCATTGTTTCAACACTGGTTGCACgaaataatgtttttcttttttttttcttcgttaaATGATAAAAATCACAATATTTAAAGAAACTAAAGCTTAGTAtgggtttttaaaatttgtaagggAAATCTTCCTGTTTCATTTCAACATTCGGGGGCTATTATCTGATATGACCTGACGATGTAAAAGAACAACAACTGGCCATACACAATGTAAGGTACCAACCACTAAATTCTCTATGTAATACTGTAAGAATTTCAAGCTCAATAAGCCTCCGTACGATACTCTACTTTCATGGGCTCCTAACCTATTAACCATAAATTTTTGCAGATATAACGGataaaaaaaaaggttattgTTAGGTTATTTTGACTTGATTaggtaaaaaatacatatttgtaCAACTTAGTATCGTGTCCAGCGCATTTTGCGCCGACTTTCACTGGTAAGAGACAAAAATGCGCTGGAGGCGAAGTTGGAGACTAATAAAAATGATTACCAATATTAAAAAAGAGCGCCATTCGATACTTTCAGATTTAATGTTCCTATTCCCTTTAAAATGCTCAAATTATTTTGAGGTTTATCCCTTTGCGCACACCGTTTTGGAGTCATTCCAAAACATTTCCTTTCTAATCATGTCAACGCACGTGTGACGTCAAGGTTAGTTTTCCCCATCCTCTTTTAaagaaaagcttaaaaattcaaaagaaaCTTCTTTTTGGTTTGAGGTAATTTATCCAAGTTAAATGAATCACGGAATAAGGCACGGTTGTTTACTGAGTGACAGATGTTAGCAAGAGAAACTTCAAAACGAAATAGGAAACAAACAAAgcaaatacaaaaagaaaacaaaaacaaaaagcaaacaaacaaataccGACATACAACATGGAAATAACCTTTAACCTGCGCACCTTTCCGTATAGACATTTCAAattgaaaaattgacaaatgaCAGAATCGAATGTCGTCTCTTGTGTAACTTTAGTATGAGCTTAAACGTAATAATTAATTGAGCCACCCCGAACAAGTACATATCTTATTCTTATTCATATTGAGCTCTGTCTAAGCGACTTGACTCATGagggaaacaaaaaacaataacaaaacaataacaataacaacaactcaCTTATCAACTAAAAACTGATTTGATTTGTTGTTTTGTGAAACATATGTGCCAATCTTTAGCAATCACACCCACGGATGTTTTCATGATTCTCATATCAAGAAGTTAATAACtcttttaaagcattttttgcATCAAGTAATGTTGGAACAATCAGGCCTTCTAACAATCTTTTGACTTCAGTCAGTGTTTAGCTTGTCTATTGTTTTATTCGACATAAAGActagaaataattaaaaattttgtaccAACAATAAATTAATTGGTGTTTGGTAACTATGACGTTTTGGTAAACAGAATTATGATACTATACCGTTTTCATGGAGCATTGTATTATTTTACTGACTTTTTGCTTTAGTTGTGTTGAAGACATGTCGAATAGAAAAATGTTAAACTGATATATCACagagattttaaactttttttaagagtccagaatcattttGATAAagttaagtaattttcatagtGTGCAGAGATAtgaatgcaatctaaaaaaacgtaaatcaacattttttatgGCATCAATGAATTGACGTATACGCTATATTGGCCAGTACTTTTCAGTTCATAAAAcgtgttgtttttgttgacaaCATTTACCAAAGAAACCAATCGgaaattaacaacaaatattGGCAATTTTAGTTAATTGAAATTGACGTAAGTTCACGCCTGTCCATGTTTCCTGTTAATATTCTGTGGCTTTGTTTTTGCCaggagaaaaataaacaagaatgtaaacaaacaactaGCTAAACAGTAATTATATTGTCATCAGCTTTGAAAATAGGTTAGCTGTTGATCTTGCAACGAAGTTTTGTCTGAGGGAGCACATCAAAGGCAGTGAAATTATGAAATGTCATTCGTTCGATTTTAACTTTTAGTCATCTGCATTTAAGTTGCAAATATTTGTGGATTACAAGCCGAGTCATTCCAGCGATATGACaatgtttgacatttttttcCACCTTGTCTGACATTGGATGTTTTAGGAACATCATTACATC
The genomic region above belongs to Hydractinia symbiolongicarpus strain clone_291-10 chromosome 4, HSymV2.1, whole genome shotgun sequence and contains:
- the LOC130640713 gene encoding gremlin-1-like, with protein sequence MKYFVVPAIYFVVLTICHCVQYTVQYTKRTEPSQLARLQTVAEPTHKTKLKISEVSSTQMSCMLVKSMKIIKIKGCRKKIMEDGYCTGQCNSIYVPNKKQLQYASSCFPASYERKTVTLKCGKRGRRKYTYVTIKACKCRRAKILFKP